One segment of Amycolatopsis alba DSM 44262 DNA contains the following:
- a CDS encoding helicase-associated domain-containing protein: MPAPSLADWLRQESDDALAALLRTRRDLSTPPPSDTIVLATRAGTPGSVARACEDLDTFTLAVLDALLLAGADTEPVAAAEAARLVGTGIGEPLALLRTRALVWGEDDALRVPPSARDALGPFPAGLGSSSPSLTGTDIDAALAEVGEDERALLTTLAAGPPIGRTRDASADVPLERAQNPVQRLLARGLLLRRDDQTVELPRELGIALRGGSVFEPASLREPELPVHPHQRSTVDSTAAGEAMEFLRQTESMLRSWSEMPPPVLKSGGLGVRELKKLAKDLDVDETRVTLLAEIAVGAGLVADSETTAPEWVPTTLTDSWLASPTAQRWMTVAQAWLELPRLPGLAGGRDAKDKPIAPLSEDLRRPLAPTSRRRILLALAALPDGAGVKSTDELAAALAWRAPRRGGRLRDETVHWTMAEGTALGLIGLGGLTTATRALLAEDRPGAVEAMLDALPRPVDHVLVQADLTVVAPGPLEAELAIEMTAVADVESAGHATVYRITETSVRRALDTGRTAGELHQLFAAKSATPVPQSLSYLIDDVARRHGRLRGGAAESFLRCDDASLLAEVMGSSVAANYGFRMIAPTVLISSYPLADVLDALRAAGFAPAAEGPDGRVMDIRPSGRRLPAKARAARRAPGEPAGLSDDQVGKIVAHVRAGDAASARRRGETVRAPQGGGAGDTSATLALLSRATVERREVWIGFVDSRGTASQRVVRPLRVGGGVLEGTDNERYPLHRITSAALVED, translated from the coding sequence CGCACCCTCCCTGGCGGACTGGCTGCGCCAGGAGTCCGACGACGCCCTCGCCGCGCTGCTGCGCACGCGTCGCGACCTGTCCACGCCACCCCCGTCCGACACCATCGTGCTCGCCACCCGAGCCGGCACGCCGGGCTCCGTCGCGCGCGCCTGCGAAGACCTCGACACCTTCACACTCGCCGTGCTCGACGCCCTGCTGCTCGCCGGCGCGGACACCGAACCGGTCGCCGCGGCCGAGGCCGCACGGCTCGTGGGCACCGGGATCGGCGAGCCGCTGGCGCTGCTGCGGACCAGGGCACTCGTCTGGGGTGAGGACGACGCGCTGCGCGTCCCGCCTTCGGCCCGCGACGCGCTCGGCCCCTTCCCCGCCGGACTGGGATCGTCTTCGCCCTCCCTCACCGGGACGGACATCGACGCCGCGCTCGCGGAGGTCGGCGAGGACGAGCGTGCGCTGCTGACGACACTGGCCGCCGGGCCGCCGATCGGCCGCACCCGTGACGCGTCGGCCGACGTCCCGCTGGAGCGGGCACAGAACCCGGTCCAGCGCCTCCTCGCCAGGGGGCTGCTGCTGCGCCGGGACGATCAGACCGTCGAGCTGCCGCGTGAACTCGGGATCGCCCTGCGCGGCGGGTCGGTGTTCGAACCGGCGTCGCTGCGCGAACCGGAACTCCCCGTCCATCCGCATCAGCGGTCCACAGTGGACTCGACGGCGGCCGGCGAGGCGATGGAGTTCTTGCGCCAGACCGAAAGCATGCTCCGCTCGTGGTCCGAGATGCCGCCGCCGGTGCTGAAGTCCGGCGGGCTCGGGGTGCGCGAGCTGAAGAAGCTCGCCAAGGATCTCGACGTCGACGAGACGCGGGTGACCTTGCTGGCGGAGATCGCGGTCGGCGCCGGACTGGTTGCCGACAGCGAAACGACCGCGCCGGAATGGGTGCCGACGACGCTCACGGATTCGTGGCTCGCGTCGCCGACGGCGCAGCGCTGGATGACGGTCGCGCAAGCCTGGCTCGAACTGCCCCGGCTGCCCGGTCTCGCCGGTGGGCGGGACGCGAAGGACAAGCCGATCGCGCCGCTGTCGGAGGACCTGCGCCGTCCGCTGGCGCCGACCTCGCGGCGGCGGATCCTGCTCGCGCTGGCCGCGCTGCCCGATGGCGCCGGCGTGAAGAGCACCGACGAACTGGCCGCCGCGCTCGCCTGGCGCGCGCCGCGACGGGGCGGTCGGCTGCGGGACGAAACCGTGCACTGGACGATGGCCGAGGGCACCGCGCTCGGCCTGATCGGGCTCGGCGGGCTGACCACGGCGACGCGGGCGCTGCTGGCCGAGGACCGGCCCGGCGCGGTCGAGGCGATGCTCGACGCGTTGCCGCGCCCGGTGGACCACGTCCTGGTCCAAGCCGACCTGACCGTGGTCGCGCCGGGGCCGCTGGAAGCCGAACTCGCGATCGAGATGACCGCCGTCGCCGACGTCGAATCGGCCGGGCACGCGACCGTCTACCGGATCACCGAGACCTCCGTGCGGCGGGCGCTGGACACCGGGCGGACCGCGGGCGAACTGCACCAGCTGTTCGCGGCGAAGTCGGCGACGCCGGTACCCCAGTCGCTGAGCTACCTGATCGACGACGTCGCCCGGCGGCACGGGCGGCTGCGCGGCGGGGCCGCCGAGTCGTTCCTGCGCTGCGACGACGCGTCACTGCTCGCGGAGGTCATGGGCAGCTCCGTCGCGGCGAACTACGGCTTCCGCATGATCGCGCCGACGGTGCTCATCAGCTCGTACCCGCTCGCCGACGTCCTCGACGCCCTTCGCGCCGCCGGATTCGCTCCGGCCGCCGAAGGGCCCGACGGACGCGTCATGGACATCAGGCCATCTGGACGTCGTCTGCCCGCGAAGGCGCGTGCCGCGCGTCGGGCGCCCGGAGAGCCTGCGGGGCTGTCAGACGATCAAGTCGGCAAGATCGTCGCTCACGTCCGGGCCGGTGACGCCGCTTCGGCGCGTCGTCGTGGCGAGACGGTGCGCGCGCCGCAGGGAGGCGGCGCCGGGGACACGTCCGCGACGCTGGCGTTGCTGTCACGGGCGACCGTGGAGCGCCGGGAGGTGTGGATCGGCTTCGTCGACTCACGCGGAACGGCGAGCCAGCGGGTGGTGCGGCCGCTGCGCGTCGGCGGCGGAGTTCTCGAAGGAACCGACAACGAGCGGTACCCGCTGCACCGGATCACCTCGGCCGCCCTCGTCGAAGACTGA
- a CDS encoding DUF742 domain-containing protein, with protein MKITGFTEPEPSGWDSLYQGTDREAFDSPSRFELSSISTVMPRRPAPPPEPVPTAPSPVSMPSPIRQSPPRSRAEPASVYLPSSGSRVRPYTRTGGRTRTAHDLALEALVSTSEDGRRYRGVRTPEHRQICDLCLDTRSIAEIAAHLRLPLGVVKVLVGDMADAGLVLIHQTELILGDSSSRAFMERVLQGLRAL; from the coding sequence ATGAAGATCACCGGATTCACCGAACCGGAACCCTCCGGCTGGGATTCCCTCTATCAAGGCACCGATCGCGAGGCCTTCGACTCCCCGAGCCGGTTCGAGCTGAGCTCGATCAGCACGGTCATGCCCCGCCGCCCGGCCCCGCCGCCCGAGCCGGTCCCGACGGCCCCTTCGCCCGTTTCGATGCCTTCGCCGATCCGCCAGTCGCCGCCGCGCTCCAGGGCCGAACCCGCTTCGGTCTACCTGCCGTCTTCGGGTTCCCGTGTCCGGCCCTACACGCGCACCGGCGGACGCACCCGCACCGCGCACGACCTGGCGCTGGAGGCGCTGGTGTCGACCAGCGAGGACGGCCGCCGGTACCGCGGCGTGCGGACTCCTGAGCACCGGCAGATCTGCGACCTCTGCCTGGACACCCGGTCGATCGCCGAGATCGCCGCGCATCTGCGGCTGCCGCTGGGCGTCGTGAAGGTGCTCGTCGGCGACATGGCGGACGCGGGCCTGGTGCTGATCCACCAGACCGAGCTGATCCTGGGCGACTCCTCTTCGCGCGCCTTCATGGAGCGGGTCCTTCAAGGCCTTCGGGCCCTCTGA
- a CDS encoding roadblock/LC7 domain-containing protein, whose amino-acid sequence MTASGQQQSSFGWLITDFARRVPGAAHAVLVSADGLLLAPSEGLPQERAEQLSAVASGLISLTAGAARCFDAGGVNQTVVEMERGYLFLMSVADGSSLAVLAAPTCDIGTVAYEMTLLVERVGQQITPELRAQLQGGVRG is encoded by the coding sequence GTGACGGCATCCGGGCAGCAGCAGAGCTCGTTCGGCTGGCTCATCACGGATTTCGCGCGCCGGGTTCCCGGTGCGGCGCACGCCGTGCTGGTCTCCGCGGACGGGCTTCTCCTCGCGCCGTCGGAAGGACTGCCGCAGGAAAGGGCCGAACAGCTGTCCGCGGTCGCCTCCGGACTGATCAGCCTCACCGCCGGCGCGGCGCGCTGCTTCGACGCGGGCGGGGTCAACCAGACCGTCGTCGAGATGGAACGCGGGTACCTCTTCCTCATGTCGGTCGCAGACGGCTCGTCACTCGCCGTACTGGCGGCGCCGACCTGTGACATCGGCACCGTGGCCTACGAGATGACCCTGCTCGTCGAGCGGGTCGGGCAGCAGATCACCCCCGAGCTGCGGGCGCAGCTGCAGGGCGGCGTACGTGGGTAA
- a CDS encoding GTP-binding protein — protein sequence MGFGEFDSDANAPQVAGPTSSAKIVVAGGFGSGKTTLVGAVSEIDPLTTEAMMTEASTGVDDNSATPNKSTTTVAMDFGRISLDSDLVLYVFGTPGQHRFWFMWDDLAVGAIGAVVLVDTRRLADAFPSIDFFENRKLPYVVAINCFDRLLHHQIEDVRHALTISPSVPIMACDARERESAKQVLISVVQHAIAHDSALRAG from the coding sequence GTGGGCTTCGGAGAATTTGACTCCGACGCGAATGCGCCGCAGGTGGCCGGGCCGACGTCGTCGGCCAAGATCGTGGTCGCTGGCGGATTCGGCTCGGGGAAGACCACGCTGGTCGGAGCGGTATCGGAAATCGATCCGCTGACCACCGAGGCCATGATGACCGAGGCCAGTACCGGCGTCGACGACAATTCGGCCACCCCGAACAAGTCGACGACGACCGTTGCCATGGACTTCGGCCGTATTTCGCTGGACTCGGATCTGGTGCTGTACGTGTTCGGTACGCCGGGCCAGCACCGGTTCTGGTTCATGTGGGACGACCTCGCGGTCGGCGCCATCGGTGCCGTCGTGCTGGTCGACACGCGGCGGCTCGCCGACGCGTTCCCGTCGATCGACTTCTTCGAGAACCGGAAGCTGCCGTACGTCGTGGCGATCAACTGCTTCGACCGGCTGCTGCACCACCAGATCGAGGACGTCCGGCACGCGCTGACGATCTCACCGTCCGTGCCGATCATGGCGTGTGACGCGCGGGAACGTGAGTCCGCCAAGCAGGTGTTGATCTCGGTCGTGCAGCACGCCATCGCACACGACTCGGCGTTGCGCGCGGGGTAA
- a CDS encoding DUF742 domain-containing protein, with the protein MDDGRLRGDGRLGDDFNGGWSERDDGREDWTSFRDRVDREWRSRRAQGSDDDPVSPDEASRWLTDSNAGQGPADFSVTDYRERLLGGPGAELFGGGSGPLYDSGEFARFSFDKEEERRAAAAADPLAAALPQQAQNEFVDEQYTTDVESSGLVRPYFRTRGRTKPTYDLAIEALISTSEQGRVLDRVRVPEHRSICDLCLDTRSVAEVAALLRLPLGVVRVLIGDVAGLGLVLVHTASQNVGDRPSIEFMERVLSGLRRI; encoded by the coding sequence GTGGACGACGGGCGCTTGAGGGGCGATGGCCGGCTCGGTGACGACTTCAACGGCGGGTGGTCGGAACGTGACGACGGCCGGGAGGACTGGACGTCCTTCCGGGACCGGGTCGACCGCGAATGGCGCTCGCGCCGGGCACAGGGGTCAGACGATGACCCCGTGTCCCCGGACGAGGCCTCCCGCTGGCTGACCGATTCGAACGCGGGACAGGGACCCGCCGATTTCAGCGTCACGGACTACCGGGAACGTCTGCTCGGCGGGCCTGGGGCCGAACTGTTCGGTGGTGGCAGCGGCCCGCTCTACGACTCGGGCGAGTTCGCCAGGTTCTCCTTCGACAAGGAGGAGGAACGAAGGGCGGCGGCCGCCGCCGACCCGCTCGCCGCGGCATTGCCGCAGCAGGCGCAGAACGAGTTCGTCGACGAGCAGTACACCACCGACGTCGAATCCTCCGGCCTGGTCCGGCCGTACTTCCGCACGCGGGGACGGACCAAGCCGACGTACGACCTTGCCATCGAGGCGTTGATCTCGACCAGCGAACAGGGACGGGTACTCGACCGGGTACGCGTCCCCGAACACCGGTCGATCTGCGACCTTTGCCTGGACACCCGGTCCGTCGCCGAAGTCGCGGCGCTGTTGCGCCTGCCGCTCGGCGTGGTCCGGGTGCTGATCGGAGACGTGGCCGGCCTCGGCCTGGTCCTGGTGCACACCGCCAGCCAGAACGTGGGTGACCGGCCCAGTATCGAGTTCATGGAGAGGGTGCTCAGTGGGCTTCGGAGAATTTGA
- a CDS encoding roadblock/LC7 domain-containing protein — protein sequence MQPGGPAQPGGQAQGKGHTSSFAWLITDFVHRVPGAAHAVVVSADGLLLASSKGLPKDRADQLAAVASGLTSLARGAAKVFEGGTVAQTVVEMANGFLFLMSVSDGSCLAVLGSPESDIGLVVYEMTLLVERVGQQLTPEMRAQLQGASVRR from the coding sequence ATGCAGCCGGGTGGTCCGGCGCAGCCTGGCGGCCAGGCGCAGGGTAAAGGACACACGAGCAGCTTTGCCTGGCTGATCACGGATTTCGTGCACCGGGTCCCTGGCGCGGCGCATGCCGTGGTGGTGTCGGCGGACGGTTTGCTGCTGGCCTCGTCGAAGGGTCTTCCCAAGGACAGGGCCGATCAGCTCGCCGCGGTCGCGTCGGGGCTCACCAGCCTCGCGCGCGGTGCGGCCAAGGTGTTCGAAGGCGGCACGGTCGCGCAGACGGTGGTCGAGATGGCCAATGGCTTCCTCTTCCTGATGTCGGTGTCCGACGGTTCCTGCCTGGCGGTCCTCGGATCGCCGGAGAGTGACATCGGCCTGGTCGTCTACGAGATGACCCTGCTGGTGGAACGGGTGGGGCAACAGCTGACACCGGAGATGCGCGCGCAGCTGCAGGGCGCGTCGGTCCGCCGCTGA
- a CDS encoding sensor histidine kinase yields MSKMGFPGPDEDDGGAAVPNEDTAGVGGTPARETGDGPGGKVAGSFLGLRNWRLRSKLAAVLIIPTLTALALGTLRVIDDSGEAARFQDTADQVAFADKITLVVHELQSERALAVARSSSQDSSRQTGLDAQIAKVDRAIDDLRASANQINPDDQDTRDRYSRGLQRLDALRPLRGAMNTSLLGDTPVLIAYSGILDSLVQLGREVTTAVANRDVLRLGVTVQAISESKEFIARGDAALLIASFRSSFPGDLFDQARSAVASGDASTAAFIANASPEQRQLYSDTFSGPEVDDRRRITTMAFSLQQQNQTPSIDNVALGNDSRVALDKLRAVETNLLGQLRSQADGLATDAINSAWIGGAIVLLALLAALFLMLVIARLMLRPLRVLRKTALDVAYTRLPETVQAILDDPDPVNASKRSVEPVPVTSRDEIGEVARSFDVVHEQAVKMAAEQALLRENVNGIFVNLSRRSQRLVERQLGVIDRLEADEQDPDHLASLFELDHLATRLRRNGESLLVLSGAGLAKSVPKPVPAADVIGAAVSEIEQYARIEIGIVPEVAVQGLTIHDLVHVLAELLDNATYFSEPETKVTVRAVITRKKALAIQVTDHGVGMTDERLAEVNQRLADPPDLDVSVTRRMGLYVVARLARRHGIEVRLRENEDIEGGVIARVVVPAELLTQMRPGLRNTPPPPNRSETSMPSMPSLPSVSEMSSSLPSIPASDRGLEMTPPPPSKPPAPQPVAQQGGLVPLDQPISLDDLVAGKNAAGPFLSPAAPAEEAPAWPTADDIQPANSDGASSGTDTQFASLVLPKREPRYTPPEPPRRPEEPSDTGKSALDDDVPTRRLPIYQSVLSRWFSEGDEAGSDTPTTYTEPVASDVPEQTRDDAAEAAEPVVEDTLEEALPTRTPQSVPPETVLQDNGWRSASDDGWQAAQVLYEDRNDEITSAGLPKRVPNQYLVPGSIGGNEPKKEDSFADKTSGMPGTGAIARSATAARSRMASFQQGYKSGRHALKDRPLDALDENGVPVTGRGADSPADDSSKE; encoded by the coding sequence ATGTCCAAAATGGGCTTTCCCGGCCCGGATGAAGATGATGGTGGTGCGGCGGTGCCGAACGAAGACACCGCGGGGGTGGGAGGGACCCCTGCGCGGGAAACCGGAGACGGTCCTGGCGGGAAGGTGGCCGGGTCGTTCCTGGGCCTGCGTAACTGGCGTCTGCGATCCAAGCTCGCGGCCGTCCTGATCATCCCGACGCTGACCGCGCTCGCGCTCGGCACGCTGCGCGTGATCGACGACAGCGGCGAGGCGGCCCGGTTCCAGGACACGGCCGACCAGGTCGCGTTCGCCGACAAGATCACGCTCGTGGTCCACGAGCTGCAGAGCGAGCGCGCGCTCGCGGTCGCCCGGAGCTCCTCACAGGACTCGTCGCGGCAGACCGGTCTCGACGCGCAGATCGCCAAGGTCGACCGTGCCATCGACGACCTGCGGGCTTCGGCGAACCAGATCAACCCGGACGACCAGGACACGAGGGACCGTTACTCGCGTGGTCTGCAGCGGCTCGACGCCCTGCGCCCCCTGCGTGGCGCGATGAACACCTCGCTGCTGGGCGACACCCCGGTCCTGATCGCCTACTCCGGCATCCTCGACTCGCTGGTCCAGCTCGGCCGCGAGGTGACCACCGCGGTGGCCAACCGCGACGTGCTCCGGCTCGGCGTCACCGTGCAGGCCATCAGTGAGAGCAAGGAGTTCATCGCCCGCGGTGACGCGGCGCTGCTGATCGCCTCCTTCCGCTCCTCGTTCCCCGGAGACTTGTTCGACCAGGCGCGGTCGGCGGTCGCCAGTGGTGACGCCTCGACCGCGGCCTTCATCGCCAACGCCAGCCCCGAACAGCGGCAGCTCTACTCGGACACCTTCTCCGGTCCCGAGGTCGACGACCGCCGCCGGATCACCACGATGGCGTTCTCGCTGCAACAGCAGAACCAGACGCCGTCGATCGACAACGTCGCGCTCGGCAACGACAGCCGGGTCGCGCTGGACAAGCTGCGCGCGGTCGAGACCAACCTGCTCGGCCAGCTGCGGTCACAGGCCGACGGCCTGGCGACCGACGCGATCAACTCGGCCTGGATCGGCGGCGCGATCGTGCTGCTGGCCCTGCTCGCGGCGCTGTTCCTGATGCTCGTCATCGCCCGCCTGATGCTGCGCCCGCTGCGGGTGCTGCGGAAGACGGCGCTCGACGTCGCCTACACACGACTGCCGGAAACCGTGCAAGCGATCCTGGACGACCCGGACCCGGTCAACGCCTCGAAGCGGTCGGTCGAGCCGGTGCCCGTCACGTCGCGTGACGAGATCGGTGAAGTGGCGCGTTCGTTCGACGTCGTCCACGAACAGGCCGTCAAGATGGCCGCCGAACAGGCCCTCCTGCGCGAGAACGTCAACGGCATCTTCGTGAACCTGTCCCGCCGGTCGCAGCGGCTGGTGGAACGCCAGCTGGGCGTCATCGACCGGCTCGAGGCCGACGAGCAGGACCCGGACCACTTGGCCAGCCTGTTCGAGCTCGACCACCTCGCCACGCGGCTGCGCCGCAACGGTGAAAGCCTCCTGGTGCTCTCGGGCGCCGGTCTCGCGAAGTCGGTGCCCAAGCCGGTGCCCGCCGCCGACGTCATCGGCGCCGCGGTCTCGGAGATCGAGCAGTACGCCCGGATCGAGATCGGGATCGTCCCCGAGGTCGCCGTCCAGGGCCTGACGATCCACGACCTCGTGCACGTGCTCGCGGAGCTGCTGGACAACGCCACCTACTTCTCCGAGCCGGAGACGAAGGTGACCGTGCGCGCGGTGATCACCCGCAAGAAGGCGCTCGCCATCCAGGTCACCGACCACGGTGTCGGCATGACCGACGAGCGGCTCGCCGAGGTCAACCAGCGCCTGGCCGACCCGCCGGACCTGGACGTCTCGGTGACCCGGCGGATGGGCCTGTACGTGGTCGCGCGCCTGGCGCGCCGCCACGGCATCGAGGTCCGGCTCCGGGAGAACGAGGACATCGAAGGCGGCGTGATCGCGCGGGTCGTCGTGCCCGCCGAGCTGCTCACGCAGATGCGGCCCGGCCTGCGGAACACTCCGCCGCCGCCGAACCGCTCGGAAACGTCGATGCCTTCGATGCCGTCGCTGCCGTCGGTCTCCGAGATGTCGAGTTCGCTGCCGAGCATCCCGGCCTCCGACCGCGGCCTGGAGATGACCCCGCCGCCGCCGTCGAAGCCGCCGGCTCCGCAGCCGGTCGCGCAGCAGGGCGGGCTCGTCCCGCTCGACCAGCCGATCAGTCTCGACGACCTGGTCGCGGGCAAGAACGCGGCGGGGCCGTTCCTCAGCCCCGCGGCGCCCGCCGAGGAGGCCCCGGCCTGGCCGACGGCCGACGACATCCAGCCTGCGAACAGTGACGGTGCCTCCAGCGGCACGGACACGCAGTTCGCGTCGCTGGTGCTGCCGAAGCGGGAGCCGAGGTACACCCCGCCCGAGCCGCCGCGCCGTCCCGAGGAGCCTTCGGACACGGGCAAGTCGGCGCTCGACGACGACGTGCCCACCCGGCGGCTGCCGATCTACCAGTCGGTGCTCTCGCGCTGGTTCAGCGAAGGTGACGAGGCCGGGAGCGACACCCCGACCACCTACACCGAGCCGGTCGCGTCCGACGTGCCCGAGCAGACCCGCGACGATGCCGCCGAAGCGGCGGAACCCGTCGTCGAGGACACTCTCGAAGAGGCATTGCCCACTCGGACCCCGCAGAGTGTTCCGCCGGAGACGGTGCTCCAGGACAATGGCTGGCGCAGCGCGTCGGACGACGGCTGGCAGGCGGCGCAGGTCCTGTACGAAGATCGGAACGACGAGATCACCTCGGCGGGCCTGCCCAAACGGGTGCCGAACCAGTACCTCGTCCCCGGTTCGATCGGCGGGAACGAGCCGAAGAAGGAAGACTCGTTCGCCGACAAGACTTCCGGAATGCCGGGAACGGGTGCGATCGCCCGCTCGGCGACGGCGGCCCGTAGCCGGATGGCAAGCTTCCAGCAGGGCTACAAGTCGGGACGGCACGCGTTGAAGGACCGCCCGCTCGATGCGCTGGATGAGAACGGCGTTCCGGTGACTGGCAGGGGTGCGGATTCCCCTGCCGATGACAGCAGTAAGGAGTGA
- a CDS encoding ABC transporter substrate-binding protein has product MLSKKALSASLGRRGAIALAMAAVVTTSVGGCGLLGGDESSSSGGSGNLEKSKIKVAVMSTIDLAPLRLAQDGGYFKNEGLDVEAVEAGTGQISLTKLIGGEVDIAYASYTPFFIAMSKNTADIKLVADASSAGPKSTMLVTLPTSSVKSVADLAGKKIGITAPNTVSDTLSKSVMKDHGVDASKVSWVPVQLPNIGAALKNGDIDAGFLTEPFITQTAKQAGTVPVVDTATGATQDFPTAGYGSLGKFVSENPKTLAAFQRAMQKATRDAADRSKIEPLLVKYARIDQDTAALTTLLTFQSTLDPRRIQRVPDLLLQMGAIPTKIDVAPMIAAQATS; this is encoded by the coding sequence TTGCTTTCGAAGAAGGCCTTGAGCGCCAGCCTTGGGCGGCGTGGGGCCATCGCGCTCGCGATGGCGGCCGTCGTCACGACGTCGGTCGGTGGCTGCGGTCTGCTCGGCGGGGACGAGTCGTCCTCCTCCGGCGGCTCCGGGAACCTCGAGAAGTCGAAGATCAAGGTCGCCGTGATGTCGACCATCGACCTCGCGCCCCTGCGGCTGGCCCAGGACGGCGGCTACTTCAAGAACGAAGGCCTCGACGTCGAGGCGGTCGAAGCGGGTACCGGCCAGATCTCGCTGACCAAGCTGATCGGCGGCGAGGTCGACATCGCCTACGCGAGCTACACGCCGTTCTTCATCGCGATGAGCAAGAACACCGCCGACATCAAGCTGGTCGCGGACGCCTCCTCCGCCGGTCCGAAGAGCACGATGCTGGTCACGCTGCCGACGTCGTCGGTGAAGAGCGTCGCCGACCTGGCGGGCAAGAAGATCGGCATCACCGCGCCGAACACCGTGTCCGACACCCTGTCCAAGTCGGTCATGAAGGACCACGGCGTCGACGCCTCCAAGGTCAGCTGGGTGCCGGTCCAGCTGCCGAACATCGGCGCCGCGCTCAAGAACGGCGACATCGACGCCGGCTTCCTGACCGAGCCGTTCATCACGCAGACCGCGAAGCAGGCGGGCACCGTCCCGGTCGTGGACACCGCCACCGGCGCCACCCAGGACTTCCCCACCGCGGGCTACGGCTCGCTCGGCAAGTTCGTGAGCGAGAACCCGAAGACCCTGGCCGCCTTCCAGCGCGCCATGCAGAAGGCCACCCGCGACGCGGCGGACCGCTCCAAGATCGAGCCGCTGCTGGTCAAGTACGCCAGGATCGACCAGGACACCGCCGCGCTGACCACGCTGCTGACCTTCCAGTCCACCTTGGACCCCCGCCGGATCCAGCGGGTCCCGGATCTGCTGCTGCAGATGGGCGCCATCCCGACCAAGATCGACGTCGCCCCGATGATCGCGGCCCAGGCCACGAGTTGA
- a CDS encoding ABC transporter substrate-binding protein gives MLATLGACGALGGDDTSKASGGDGALEKPKIKVALLPVVDLAPLRLAQEGGYFKNEGLEVEAVDAPSGQQAMTKMIGGEVDIAFSTYMPFFVAKSKGAADIRLVADAVSASPKSNAVVTVPTSTVKTINDLAGKKIAITDKNTASHLLTVSVMKDHGVDTSKVQWVPMQLPNIAAALSSGQVDAGYLPEPFLTQASKVVGATPVVDIATGATTDFPLAGFGALGSFVDKNPKTLAAFQRALAKAVRDSADRSKIEPMIVKYARVDAETASLLTLPTFGSTLDARRLQRVPDLLLQTNVIAAKLDAAPMLAPQAG, from the coding sequence ATGCTGGCCACATTGGGCGCCTGTGGCGCTCTCGGCGGTGACGACACGTCCAAGGCGTCCGGTGGTGACGGCGCTCTGGAGAAGCCGAAGATCAAGGTGGCCCTGCTGCCCGTCGTCGACCTCGCGCCGCTGCGGCTGGCGCAGGAAGGCGGCTACTTCAAGAACGAAGGTCTCGAGGTCGAAGCGGTCGACGCCCCCAGCGGTCAGCAGGCGATGACCAAGATGATCGGTGGCGAGGTCGACATCGCCTTCTCCACCTACATGCCGTTCTTCGTCGCGAAGAGCAAGGGCGCGGCCGACATCCGGCTCGTCGCCGACGCCGTCTCGGCGAGCCCCAAGAGCAACGCGGTCGTCACGGTGCCGACCTCGACGGTCAAGACGATCAACGACCTCGCGGGCAAGAAGATCGCGATCACCGACAAGAACACCGCCTCCCACCTGCTCACCGTGTCGGTGATGAAGGACCACGGCGTCGACACCAGCAAGGTCCAGTGGGTGCCGATGCAGCTGCCGAACATCGCCGCCGCGCTCTCTTCGGGCCAGGTCGACGCGGGCTACCTGCCCGAGCCGTTCCTGACCCAGGCCTCCAAGGTCGTCGGTGCCACCCCGGTCGTCGACATCGCCACCGGCGCCACCACGGACTTCCCGCTGGCGGGCTTCGGCGCGCTCGGGTCCTTCGTGGACAAGAACCCCAAGACGCTCGCCGCGTTCCAACGCGCACTGGCCAAGGCCGTGCGCGATTCGGCCGACCGTTCCAAGATCGAGCCGATGATCGTCAAGTACGCCAGGGTCGACGCTGAAACCGCGTCACTGCTCACGCTGCCGACGTTCGGGTCCACCCTGGACGCCCGTCGCCTGCAGCGCGTGCCGGATCTGCTGCTGCAGACCAACGTGATCGCGGCCAAGCTCGACGCCGCCCCGATGCTCGCCCCTCAAGCTGGATAA